The Sagittula sp. P11 genome window below encodes:
- a CDS encoding ribonuclease J gives MSDARLIYLPLGGAGEIGMNCYVYGYGKPGAERLIVVDMGVTFPDMDGTPGVDLILPDITWLKENKNRIEAMFITHAHEDHVGAVGHTFGDLSVPIYARAFTANLARQKLAEYGVEGKSVRTCSAWPETVTVGPFTVGFLPISHSIPESSGLVIDSPAGRVLHTGDFKLDTQPLVGEPWDPELWAEVSKGGVKALVCDSTNVFNRHPGRSEVIVGPAVEKLVSEARHMVVATTFASNVARVKTLAEAGERAGRSICLMGRAMRRMVEAAVETGVLTRFPSVVSPEDAAQLPRENLMILATGSQGERRAASAQLSRGKFNGIELKEGDLFLFSSKTIPGNERDVIRIMNQLSEKGVDVVDDSMGDYHVSGHANRPDLETVQDIVQPQIVVPMHGEHRHLREHVKLATERRRQGVLAVNGMMIDLTGNEPKVAEYIETGRTYLDGTVQIGALDGIVRDRIRMALNGHVVVTMILDEEDEPLGDPWCDLMGLAEIGRSHVPLVDILEADLGQFVGRAGDKTLTDDDKLEEGLRRVVRQTCQNEIGKKPEVTVVVSRLS, from the coding sequence ATGAGCGACGCGCGATTGATCTATCTCCCGCTTGGGGGCGCCGGCGAGATCGGCATGAACTGCTACGTCTACGGGTACGGCAAACCGGGGGCCGAGCGGCTGATCGTCGTCGACATGGGCGTGACCTTTCCGGACATGGACGGCACGCCGGGCGTCGACCTGATCCTGCCGGACATCACCTGGCTGAAAGAGAACAAGAACCGCATCGAGGCGATGTTCATCACCCACGCGCACGAGGATCACGTGGGCGCGGTGGGGCATACCTTCGGCGATCTGTCGGTGCCGATCTACGCGCGGGCCTTCACCGCGAACCTCGCCCGTCAGAAGCTGGCGGAATACGGAGTTGAGGGGAAGTCGGTGCGGACCTGTTCCGCCTGGCCGGAAACCGTGACGGTGGGGCCGTTCACCGTGGGGTTCCTGCCGATCTCGCACTCCATCCCCGAAAGCAGCGGTCTTGTGATCGACAGCCCGGCGGGCCGGGTGCTGCACACCGGCGATTTCAAGCTGGACACCCAGCCGCTGGTGGGCGAGCCGTGGGATCCGGAGCTGTGGGCCGAGGTGTCGAAAGGCGGGGTGAAGGCGCTGGTCTGCGACAGCACCAACGTGTTCAACCGCCATCCCGGCCGGTCGGAGGTCATCGTCGGCCCCGCGGTCGAGAAGCTGGTGAGCGAGGCCAGGCACATGGTGGTGGCGACGACGTTCGCCTCCAACGTGGCGCGGGTGAAGACGCTGGCCGAAGCGGGTGAGCGGGCCGGGCGGTCGATCTGCCTGATGGGCCGCGCGATGCGCCGCATGGTCGAGGCCGCGGTGGAGACGGGCGTGCTGACGCGGTTCCCGAGCGTGGTCAGTCCGGAGGATGCCGCGCAGCTGCCGCGCGAGAACCTGATGATCCTCGCCACCGGTTCGCAGGGGGAGCGGCGCGCGGCCTCGGCCCAGCTGTCCCGGGGCAAGTTCAACGGGATCGAGCTGAAGGAGGGCGATCTCTTCCTGTTCTCCTCCAAGACCATTCCCGGCAACGAGCGGGACGTGATCCGCATCATGAACCAGTTGTCGGAGAAGGGCGTGGACGTGGTCGACGACTCGATGGGCGATTACCACGTGTCGGGCCATGCCAACCGTCCGGACCTGGAAACCGTGCAGGACATCGTGCAGCCGCAGATCGTGGTGCCCATGCATGGCGAGCACCGGCACCTGAGGGAGCACGTCAAGCTGGCGACGGAGCGGCGGCGGCAGGGGGTCCTGGCGGTCAACGGCATGATGATCGACCTGACTGGCAACGAACCCAAGGTGGCAGAGTATATCGAGACCGGGCGCACCTACCTTGACGGTACGGTGCAGATCGGCGCGCTGGACGGCATCGTGCGCGACCGTATCCGCATGGCGCTGAACGGCCACGTGGTTGTGACGATGATCCTCGACGAAGAGGACGAACCGCTGGGCGATCCTTGGTGCGACCTCATGGGGCTGGCCGAGATCGGTCGCAGCCACGTGCCGCTGGTGGACATCCTTGAGGCCGACCTCGGCCAGTTTGTCGGCCGGGCCGGGGACAAGACCCTGACCGACGACGACAAGCTGGAAGAGGGGCTGCGCCGCGTGGTGCGCCAGACCTGCCAGAACGAGATCGGCAAGAAGCCCGAGGTCACGGTCGTCGTCAGCCGCCTGTCCTGA
- a CDS encoding OsmC family protein produces MIEKAGSAKWMGDLKTGKGTVSTESAALKDQPYGFNTRFEDKPGTNPEELIGAAHASCFSMALSMILGQSDLVPDEISTTAKIYMDKEGDGFAVKKSHLTVAAKVPGASEEDFMKAAETAKANCPISKLLDCEITMTATLG; encoded by the coding sequence ATGATCGAGAAAGCCGGTTCCGCAAAATGGATGGGTGACCTCAAGACCGGGAAGGGCACCGTGTCCACCGAATCCGCCGCGCTGAAGGATCAGCCCTACGGGTTCAACACCCGGTTCGAAGACAAGCCCGGCACCAACCCGGAAGAACTGATCGGGGCCGCGCACGCCAGCTGCTTTTCCATGGCGCTGTCGATGATCCTCGGTCAGAGCGATCTGGTCCCCGACGAGATTTCGACCACCGCGAAGATCTACATGGACAAGGAAGGCGACGGGTTCGCCGTCAAGAAGTCCCACCTGACCGTCGCGGCGAAGGTGCCCGGCGCGTCCGAGGAGGATTTCATGAAGGCGGCAGAGACGGCGAAAGCCAACTGCCCGATCTCGAAGCTGCTGGACTGCGAGATCACCATGACGGCGACGCTCGGATAA
- a CDS encoding DEAD/DEAH box helicase — MTKFSDLDLSPKVLKAIEEAGYTTPTPIQAGAIPHALEGKDVLGIAQTGTGKTASFTLPMIHKLARGRARARMPRSLVLCPTRELAAQVAENFDTYSKHVKLTKALLIGGVSFKEQDVLIDKGVDVLIATPGRLLDHFERGKLLLTGIEIMVVDEADRMLDMGFIPDIERIFSLTPFTRQTLFFSATMAPEIERITNTFLSAPARIEVARQATASETITQGAVVFTPSRRDREGSEKRAVLRALIDAEGEACSNAIIFCNRKVDVDIVAKSLKKYGYNASPIHGDLDQSQRTRTLDGFRDGSVRLLIASDVAARGLDIPAVTHVFNFDVPSHAEDYVHRIGRTGRAGRSGKAYTICVPRDEKYFDAVEKLLQKEIPRLENPLKSEAPAAAEPRSDSRKDSKPAEEKETRSSSSRSRSSSSSSSSSSSSSNRSSSSSSSRSGSSSKNSRSSSARSDRNDRKESNMIGMGEHMPEFIALSFDERRAG, encoded by the coding sequence ATGACAAAATTCTCTGATCTCGATCTCAGTCCCAAGGTTCTCAAGGCCATCGAAGAGGCCGGCTACACGACGCCGACCCCCATTCAGGCCGGTGCCATCCCCCACGCCCTCGAAGGCAAGGATGTGCTCGGAATCGCCCAGACGGGCACAGGCAAGACCGCCTCTTTCACCCTTCCGATGATCCACAAGCTCGCCCGGGGCCGCGCACGCGCCCGGATGCCGCGCTCGCTGGTTCTGTGCCCCACCCGCGAACTCGCGGCGCAGGTGGCGGAAAACTTCGACACCTACTCCAAGCACGTCAAGCTGACCAAGGCCCTGCTGATCGGCGGCGTCTCGTTCAAGGAACAGGACGTGCTGATCGACAAGGGCGTCGACGTGCTGATCGCCACGCCGGGCCGCCTGCTCGACCATTTCGAACGCGGCAAGCTGCTGCTGACGGGCATCGAGATCATGGTGGTGGACGAGGCCGACCGGATGCTCGACATGGGCTTCATCCCGGATATCGAGCGGATCTTCTCGCTCACCCCGTTCACCCGCCAGACGCTGTTCTTCTCCGCCACCATGGCGCCGGAGATCGAGCGCATCACCAACACCTTCCTCTCCGCGCCCGCGCGGATCGAGGTGGCCCGCCAGGCGACCGCCTCCGAGACGATCACCCAGGGCGCCGTGGTCTTCACACCGTCCCGCCGTGACCGTGAAGGCAGCGAAAAGCGCGCCGTTCTGCGCGCGCTGATCGATGCTGAGGGCGAGGCCTGCTCAAACGCGATCATCTTCTGCAACCGCAAGGTCGATGTGGATATCGTTGCGAAATCGCTGAAGAAATACGGCTACAACGCCTCGCCGATCCACGGAGACCTCGACCAGTCGCAGCGCACGCGCACGCTGGACGGGTTCCGTGACGGGTCCGTCCGCCTGCTGATCGCCTCCGACGTCGCGGCCCGCGGTCTGGACATTCCGGCGGTGACCCACGTCTTCAACTTCGACGTGCCCAGCCATGCCGAGGATTACGTGCACCGCATCGGCCGTACCGGCCGCGCCGGACGCTCCGGCAAGGCCTACACGATCTGTGTGCCGCGGGACGAGAAGTACTTCGATGCCGTCGAGAAGCTCCTCCAGAAGGAGATCCCGCGCCTCGAGAACCCGCTGAAATCGGAGGCCCCGGCAGCGGCCGAGCCGCGCTCCGACAGCCGCAAGGACAGCAAGCCCGCGGAAGAGAAGGAAACGCGCAGCTCGTCGAGCCGTTCGCGGTCTTCTTCCTCCTCCTCGTCGTCTTCCTCGTCTTCGTCCAACCGGTCGTCTTCCTCTTCGTCCAGCCGCTCCGGCAGCAGCTCGAAGAACAGCCGGTCGTCGTCTGCGCGGTCCGACCGCAACGACCGCAAGGAAAGCAACATGATCGGCATGGGCGAGCACATGCCGGAGTTCATCGCGCTCAGCTTCGACGAGCGCCGCGCGGGCTGA
- a CDS encoding PilZ domain-containing protein, whose translation MSERRSPRVSIDLRVIAIQDGLEIPGKVLNLSGGGVQMALDPISSAAMRSGPLELEIAGIGRYPSRIVWKAVNSLGAEFLISDSMRQLVEHRITALGRSMKEPTGRSAEPPLQVETVEAPELPPPSSEAPAPVSTLRIVETDQFTDLRRSPRIKVNLGARCFQGGYDIPCQILDISEGGARMRFDSIGIAGVRDDTLNLQIPGYGQYHADFRWRQGSDAGAEFRLTDRQREHLSNRIRTALRDGAVSA comes from the coding sequence ATGAGTGAACGCCGTTCCCCCCGCGTTTCGATCGACCTGCGTGTCATCGCCATACAAGACGGGCTTGAAATACCGGGAAAGGTCCTGAACCTCTCCGGTGGCGGCGTGCAGATGGCACTGGACCCGATTTCCTCCGCAGCGATGCGCAGCGGTCCGCTGGAGCTCGAGATTGCGGGCATCGGGCGATATCCGTCGCGGATCGTCTGGAAGGCCGTCAACAGCCTCGGTGCCGAGTTCCTGATCAGCGACAGCATGCGCCAGCTGGTGGAGCATCGCATCACCGCCCTTGGTCGGAGCATGAAGGAACCGACCGGCCGCAGCGCGGAGCCGCCCCTGCAAGTAGAGACAGTCGAGGCGCCAGAGCTGCCGCCCCCCTCGTCAGAGGCGCCGGCCCCCGTCAGCACGCTGCGGATCGTGGAAACGGACCAGTTCACCGATCTGCGCCGCAGCCCGCGGATCAAGGTCAACCTGGGCGCGCGCTGCTTCCAGGGGGGGTACGACATCCCCTGCCAGATCCTCGACATCTCCGAAGGCGGCGCGCGGATGCGGTTCGATTCCATCGGGATCGCGGGCGTCCGCGACGACACACTGAACCTGCAGATCCCCGGCTACGGCCAGTACCACGCCGATTTCCGCTGGCGGCAGGGCTCAGACGCCGGGGCGGAGTTCCGGCTGACCGACCGCCAGAGGGAGCACCTCTCCAACCGCATCCGCACCGCCCTTCGGGACGGCGCCGTAAGCGCCTGA